The proteins below are encoded in one region of Lactuca sativa cultivar Salinas chromosome 3, Lsat_Salinas_v11, whole genome shotgun sequence:
- the LOC111897592 gene encoding uncharacterized protein LOC111897592, translated as METPSSSSRTMTRSQALGKSEESEKGVLKSRTAMIDITNDSPIVGLAIGSLKTPSSTFSKKRTFIQNSELIKQPDTPGSGEALLRGQVKTLLQKVEEEAVFSKISFEPRNLIREEEEEGFVHSPIYLIAPTPANTPQVSEFCENNNGLVSPIVAESNSFSQILGQQEENDETSETNLISKLFMDFPENLEDYDSSVDNEDDASVWSVQVNVSTSDEELEEIHEDELCEVLSKICVNDGGVKFNGKHQIFVYDSDSELGGEEVV; from the exons ATGGAGACTCCATCTTCATCATCAAGAACAATGACAAGATCACAAGCGCTGG GGAAAAGTGAAGAATCTGAGAAGGGTGTTTTGAAATCAAGAACAGCTATGATTGATATAACAAATGATTCACCAATTGTCGGGCTTGCGATTGGTAGTTTGAAAACACCATCATCGACCTTTTCTAAAAAAAGAACGTTTATTCAAAATAGCGAATTGATCAAACAACCCGATACTCCTGGGTCTGGTGAGGCTTTGTTGAGAGGTCAAGTGAAGACCCTTTTACAAAAAGTCGAAGAAGAAGCTGTGTTTTCAAAGATTTCATTCGAACCCAGAAATTtgattcgtgaagaagaagaagaaggttttgtGCATTCCCCAATCTATCTTATTGCTCCCACACCTGCAAATACACCTCAAGTTTCTGAATTCTGTGAGAATAACAACGGCCTTGTATCTCCCATTGTTGCAGAAAGCAATAGTTTTTCACAG ATTCTTGGTCAACAAGAAGAAAATGATGAAACTTCGGAAACGAATTTGATATCAAAGTTGTTTATGGATTTCCCAGAAAATTTAGAGGATTATGATTCATCTGTGGACAATGAAGATGATGCATCGGTTTGGTCAGTTCAAGTGAATGTGAGCACAAGTGATGAAGAATTGGAAGAAATTCATGAGGACGAGCTTTGTGAGGTGCTGAGCAAGATTTGTGTGAATGATGGTGGTGTTAAGTTTAATGGAAAACACCAAATATTTGTTTATGATAGTGATAGTGAGCTCGGAGGGGAAGAAGTTGTTTGA